In one window of Frigoriglobus tundricola DNA:
- the hpnC gene encoding squalene synthase HpnC, with protein sequence MAWDFARELEKWGPRSGDAPVSLAAARAYCARVARAHYENFTVVSALLPRRLVRHFHAVYAYCRWSDDLADETAGGDEALTLIAWWREELLACYHGTPRHPVMIALRETIRRFRVPPEPFLDLLLAFEQDQRVKRYDTLAQLLDYCRCSANPVGRLVLYLFECFDAERAALSDEVCTGLQLANFWQDVARDYAIGRVYLPAEDRHRFGYTDTDLAANRDTPQFRDLMRFEVERARGFFARGSALLPLLPREARVDVDLFIRGGVAILNAVARIDYNVWAQRPEVSKWEKGKLLVGAVARKLFE encoded by the coding sequence ATGGCCTGGGATTTCGCACGCGAACTGGAAAAATGGGGGCCGCGGTCGGGTGACGCACCGGTGTCACTCGCCGCGGCCCGCGCGTATTGCGCCCGCGTCGCGCGGGCGCACTACGAGAACTTCACAGTCGTTTCGGCGCTGCTGCCGCGGCGGCTCGTGCGGCACTTCCACGCCGTCTACGCGTACTGTCGCTGGTCCGACGACCTCGCCGACGAGACCGCCGGGGGCGACGAGGCGCTGACGCTGATCGCGTGGTGGCGCGAGGAGTTGCTCGCGTGCTACCACGGCACGCCGCGGCACCCGGTCATGATCGCGCTGCGCGAAACGATCCGGCGGTTCCGCGTCCCGCCCGAGCCGTTCCTCGACCTCCTGCTCGCGTTCGAGCAGGACCAGCGCGTGAAGCGGTACGACACCCTCGCCCAACTGCTCGACTACTGCCGGTGTTCCGCGAACCCGGTGGGGCGGCTCGTGCTGTACCTGTTCGAGTGCTTCGACGCGGAGCGCGCCGCGCTTTCGGACGAGGTCTGCACCGGGCTCCAGCTCGCGAACTTCTGGCAGGACGTGGCGCGGGACTACGCCATCGGCCGCGTGTACCTGCCGGCCGAGGACCGCCACCGCTTCGGGTACACCGACACCGACCTCGCGGCGAACCGCGACACGCCGCAGTTCCGCGACCTGATGCGGTTCGAGGTGGAGCGCGCACGCGGCTTCTTCGCGCGCGGGTCGGCGCTCCTCCCACTGCTACCGCGCGAGGCCCGCGTCGATGTGGACCTCTTCATCCGCGGCGGCGTGGCGATCCTGAACGCCGTCGCGCGCATCGACTACAACGTGTGGGCGCAGCGCCCCGAAGTGAGCAAATGGGAGAAGGGCAAGCTGCTCGTGGGCGCGGTGGCGCGGAAGCTCTTTGAGTAG
- a CDS encoding PhoPQ-activated pathogenicity-related family protein, translating into MRFFTIALGFLVAQPGLTTAAPAAPPTELVDYVIKPDDSFSWKLTDTKKTDAGTVYELDLVSQTWHDIKWEHKLQIYVLKDAKPQSTMVLWNTGGTPNLLSGVLGFQIAERVKAPVAFLFGVPKQPLFGGKKEDALIAETFVRYLDSKDGSWPLLFPMVKSVVRGMDTLQQFAKKEWDFEVKSFVITGASKRGWTTWLTAATGDKRVKAIAPIVIDTLNMPVQMKNQVAAFGKPSEMIRDYTERGLVPIPDTPEAKKLWQMIDPWVYREKVTVPKLIINGANDPYWPLDALNSYWDDLTGDKWLLYVPNAGHDLRELDKDGKKEMYQTRAVNTLSAFCYCQIFDKKMPTLSWKYGEEKESGTPLSVTPNGTMKGMRFWTAEAGTRDFRKAAWKSSPSSEAKGDVKVVVGGPVTIGLTVTRTAKSFDAVFLETEFEVDHLRFNLSTQIRILEPKQ; encoded by the coding sequence TTGCGATTCTTTACCATCGCCCTCGGGTTCCTCGTCGCGCAGCCGGGTCTGACGACCGCCGCGCCGGCGGCGCCGCCGACCGAGCTGGTCGATTACGTGATCAAACCGGACGACTCGTTCTCGTGGAAGCTCACGGACACGAAGAAGACCGACGCCGGGACCGTGTACGAACTCGACCTCGTCTCGCAGACGTGGCACGACATCAAGTGGGAGCACAAGCTCCAGATTTACGTTCTCAAGGACGCGAAGCCGCAATCGACGATGGTGCTGTGGAACACCGGCGGCACGCCGAACCTGCTCTCCGGCGTGCTGGGGTTCCAGATCGCCGAGCGGGTGAAGGCGCCGGTCGCGTTCCTGTTCGGCGTGCCGAAGCAGCCGCTGTTCGGCGGCAAGAAGGAGGACGCGCTCATCGCCGAAACGTTCGTGCGCTACCTGGACTCGAAAGACGGCTCCTGGCCGCTCCTGTTCCCGATGGTGAAGAGCGTGGTGCGGGGCATGGACACGCTCCAGCAGTTCGCCAAGAAGGAGTGGGACTTCGAGGTGAAGTCGTTCGTCATCACCGGCGCGTCCAAGCGCGGGTGGACGACCTGGCTGACCGCCGCGACCGGCGACAAGCGGGTGAAGGCGATCGCGCCCATCGTGATCGACACGCTCAACATGCCGGTGCAGATGAAGAACCAGGTGGCCGCGTTCGGCAAGCCGAGCGAGATGATCCGGGACTACACCGAACGGGGTCTGGTTCCGATCCCCGATACGCCGGAGGCGAAGAAGCTGTGGCAGATGATCGACCCGTGGGTGTACCGCGAGAAGGTCACCGTGCCCAAGCTGATCATCAACGGGGCGAACGACCCGTACTGGCCGCTGGACGCGCTCAACTCGTACTGGGACGACCTCACGGGCGACAAGTGGCTCCTGTACGTGCCCAACGCCGGCCACGACCTGCGCGAACTCGACAAGGACGGCAAAAAGGAGATGTACCAGACGCGCGCGGTGAACACGCTGTCGGCCTTCTGCTACTGCCAGATCTTCGACAAGAAGATGCCGACGCTGAGCTGGAAATACGGCGAGGAAAAGGAATCGGGCACGCCCCTGTCCGTCACGCCGAACGGCACGATGAAGGGGATGCGGTTCTGGACCGCCGAGGCCGGCACCCGCGATTTCCGCAAAGCCGCGTGGAAGAGCAGCCCGTCGAGCGAGGCAAAAGGCGACGTGAAGGTGGTGGTCGGCGGCCCGGTCACCATCGGCCTTACCGTCACGCGGACGGCCAAGAGCTTCGATGCCGTCTTCCTCGAAACGGAGTTCGAGGTCGATCACCTGCGGTTCAACCTGTCCACCCAGATCCGCATTCTGGAACCGAAGCAGTAA
- a CDS encoding WD40 repeat domain-containing protein, which translates to MRFLLAMWVLAVGVLSCAAAEPPAKTDRFGDPLPSGALMRLGTLRGAATIASFGVAADGSVVTVDNEGGLSFWSRESDSPEAAVRLPVKVPVEWNGFVRSCVSPDAKRVACCTAEAVIVFEQRGEKPAVEIATFKLTEVESLAFAADGGGLVAVTREGVQKTVHVCDVRTDTTLELAGKFNYIRQAEFSTDGRRVVVNTHDELVLFDTATGKEQVRWAPEAVKLSQIALNAVGDTVAAFVYEPEKEEYTGVRFFDAKTGKPRAGMTGTSTGSWVTFAPDGKTVLVGDNQGVRWWDPIAGKVLRRFEGAGSGLTRFNPDGKLLVGTTGRVLFRWNAKTGEPLFGDVHSGGHFDRITALGVSADGTRYATGGGSQVKVWDARTGKPLATSPCEYLWPQNLEFAPDGKSLFGPGLGSVVQWDTVTGKEIRSFTVDPKEPRQHMTIGLLVANDGKTVTAVTRGRSLGMESSVLATWDAKSGARLATKSLNAFEWNARRYCINFSPGAQFASLHGDVFPTALGPTKGLLPPRTLGPGFDAGAFSGDGGRIAFTFIDTDDPPGTMRGAVYSTATGVKLTDLPAGSGGRVALNADGSVLAAAGRTELTFWDANTGKLLARYKAPAIDPRDTVYSLSFAEVIRFTPDGTKLMTGHADTTALVWPAPPRPAK; encoded by the coding sequence ATGCGATTTCTGCTGGCGATGTGGGTGCTCGCGGTGGGCGTGCTTTCCTGCGCCGCGGCCGAGCCGCCGGCGAAAACCGATCGCTTCGGCGACCCGCTCCCGTCCGGCGCGCTGATGCGCCTGGGCACGCTGCGCGGAGCCGCCACGATCGCGAGTTTCGGCGTCGCCGCGGACGGGTCGGTGGTGACCGTTGACAACGAGGGCGGGTTGAGCTTCTGGTCTCGTGAATCCGACTCCCCGGAAGCCGCGGTCCGCTTGCCGGTGAAAGTTCCGGTCGAGTGGAACGGGTTCGTCCGGTCGTGCGTTTCACCGGATGCTAAACGCGTCGCCTGCTGTACCGCTGAGGCGGTGATCGTTTTCGAGCAGCGCGGGGAGAAGCCAGCGGTCGAGATCGCCACGTTCAAGCTGACCGAGGTCGAATCGCTCGCCTTCGCGGCGGACGGCGGAGGGCTCGTCGCCGTGACGCGCGAGGGGGTTCAGAAAACGGTCCATGTGTGCGATGTCAGGACCGATACGACGTTGGAACTCGCAGGCAAATTCAATTACATCCGGCAGGCCGAATTCTCGACCGACGGCCGGCGCGTGGTCGTGAACACACACGACGAACTGGTGCTCTTCGACACCGCGACCGGCAAGGAACAGGTCCGCTGGGCGCCGGAAGCGGTCAAGCTGTCACAAATCGCTCTGAACGCGGTCGGTGATACCGTTGCGGCCTTCGTCTACGAGCCCGAGAAGGAGGAATACACCGGCGTTCGCTTCTTCGACGCGAAGACTGGGAAGCCGCGCGCGGGGATGACCGGCACGAGTACCGGCAGTTGGGTCACGTTCGCCCCGGACGGGAAAACGGTTCTCGTCGGGGACAACCAAGGAGTGCGGTGGTGGGACCCGATCGCCGGGAAGGTGCTCCGGCGGTTCGAGGGGGCCGGGAGCGGATTGACACGCTTCAACCCCGACGGAAAGTTACTCGTCGGGACGACGGGGCGCGTTCTGTTCCGCTGGAACGCGAAGACCGGCGAACCGCTCTTCGGCGACGTTCACTCGGGCGGCCACTTCGACCGGATCACGGCTCTGGGCGTATCGGCCGACGGGACGCGATACGCGACCGGCGGGGGCTCGCAAGTCAAAGTCTGGGACGCGAGGACCGGGAAGCCGCTCGCGACGAGTCCGTGCGAATACTTGTGGCCACAAAACCTCGAATTCGCCCCCGATGGAAAGTCGTTATTCGGTCCCGGCCTGGGTAGCGTCGTGCAATGGGACACGGTGACGGGAAAAGAGATCCGGAGCTTCACGGTCGATCCGAAAGAACCCCGGCAACACATGACGATCGGCTTGCTCGTGGCAAACGACGGAAAGACGGTGACGGCCGTCACACGCGGACGCAGCCTCGGTATGGAGTCGTCCGTCTTGGCCACGTGGGACGCGAAGAGCGGCGCGCGATTGGCCACGAAGAGCTTGAACGCGTTCGAGTGGAACGCCCGCCGCTACTGCATCAACTTCTCGCCCGGGGCGCAATTCGCCTCGCTCCACGGCGACGTCTTCCCCACCGCCCTCGGACCCACCAAGGGGCTCCTCCCGCCGCGCACCCTCGGGCCGGGCTTCGACGCCGGCGCGTTCTCCGGGGACGGCGGGCGGATCGCGTTCACGTTCATCGATACCGACGACCCGCCCGGCACGATGCGCGGAGCTGTGTACAGCACGGCAACGGGAGTGAAGTTGACCGACCTGCCGGCGGGCTCGGGCGGGCGCGTCGCGCTCAACGCGGACGGCAGCGTGCTGGCCGCGGCTGGGCGAACTGAGCTGACTTTTTGGGACGCGAACACGGGAAAATTGCTCGCGCGATATAAAGCGCCCGCGATCGATCCCCGTGACACCGTATACTCGTTATCGTTCGCGGAAGTGATCCGCTTCACGCCGGACGGTACGAAGCTGATGACCGGTCACGCCGACACGACGGCGCTCGTGTGGCCCGCCCCGCCCCGGCCCGCGAAGTGA